Genomic DNA from Deltaproteobacteria bacterium:
CGTGAAGCACAGGACGAGACACGAAATCGCCAGCATCCAGTGAACCAGTCTCTCATACCAATCGGTAGCCTGAATTAATCCTTTCTTCATGATTATTCACCCCCTTCCTTCTTCGTTGCAGTATCTTCATCAGGGGTTTTAGGCCCATGGATGATATAATGCAGGAACGATCCCGCCAGTACGCCGCCTGCCGCAAGTAGACTGAGCGGTTTCAGTACGTCTTTCCACAATACGATGGAAAGCGGTACTGAAGGTTTAGTAGGAAGGGCAGAATACACGCTCGCCTTTTCCTGAAGTACATAGACCAGATGTGTGCCATTTACATATTTGTCGCCGTACACATAGGCGCCTTCTCCAAGATCTTTCGCCCGCTTATAGGCAGCCTTCAACAGAACATCCTTGTCTCCCCACTGGAGCGCCCCCGTGGGACAGGCTTTCACGCAGGCAGGACCCAGATTGTTCGAAAGCCTGCTTTCACACATATCGCACTTATAGATTCTATCTGTTTTATCGTCGTATCTCGGTATATCAAAGGGACAGGCCGCTATGCATTCCTTACAGGCTATACACTTACTATGGTTTACACCGACAGTTTTCATGTCTGTATAGTAAAGAGCTCCCGACGGGCACACCTTCACGCAGGCCGCATCGGTACAGTGCATACAGGCACTATGCCGGAAGAACCACTTCACGCCACCCTTGCCATCCGACATCTCCTGGAATCTCATCAGCAGGTAGGTATTCGCCTGGAGATCAGGTGGATTCTGATAGGTTCCCCTGTGCCTCGTCTGCTTCGCCTCCAACTGATTCCACTGCTTGCAGGCCAGCTGGCAACCGCGGCAACCGGTACATTTCGATATATCGAATAGTTTAATTTTCTCAGCCATTTTTCTTCACCCCCTTCTTCACGACATTGACCATGAAGGCCTTGCTCTCTGGTATTCCTGTATTGGCATCGCCGATCGTCGGGGTGAGCAGGTTGGCTGCATCGCCATACGTAAATACTTCAGGCTTTTTGTCAATCTTGCTATAGGTCTTTTTCGGCCGTGCCTGGGTAATCCAGCCGAAGTGCCAGGGAATACCCACTTCATGAACGATGGTGCCATCGATATTGAAAGGCTTGAACCGCGGAGTGACAATGGCCGTACACTCAACCTCACCACGGGGTGATTTCACGATTACCTTCTGACCGTTTTTAAAACCCCTTTCTTTGGCAAGCTCCTCGCTCATCTCCACAAACATGCCCGGCTGCATCTCCGCCAGCCACGGACACCACCTCGTCAATACACCGGTCTGCCAGTGTTCGCTGACCCGGTAGGTGCTGCAGATAAACGGGAAACGGGGATCGCAACTCGTAACGCCGGAGTACACATCCATGTCGGAACCGACGCCGGGTTTATCAAAGCGGCGGATTGCCGGATTATTCTTCTGCGGCGACATAAGGTTCTTTTCCACGGGACATTCGAGGGGTTCGTAATGCTCGGGGAAGGGACCGTCCGCCAGACCCGGCCCAAAGAGGCTGGCCACGCCGTCCGGCTTCATGATGAAAGGAGGCCGTCCTGAACCTGGATCGCCGGCGCCATCAGGAACATCGCCCACCCATTTTTCACCTGTCCATGTAATAACGGGACGTTTGGGATCCCAAGGCTTACCATTGAGATCGACCGAGGCGCCGTTGTAGATGATCCGGCGGTTGACCGGCCAACTCCAGGCCCATTCGGGATAGAGACCAATGCCGGAAGGATCATTCACCCCGCGCCGCATGGGGAGAATGCCCTTATCGCTCACGGAGCCGCAATAGACCCAGCAGCCCGACGAGGTTGATCCGTCGTCCTGGAGCCAGGCGAAGGTGGGCACAAGATCTCCCTTCTTGAATTCCTTGAACTCCCCTTTCTTGTTGGGAACTTCCACCTTCTTATCTTCAAGGAAGAAACCGTTGATCTCCTGGGCTACTATACGGGGATCATAATGGAAGTGGCCGGAAGGCGTTTTCTTGCCGTAAGGCCATGTCAGCTTCGTGATGGCTTCCTTATGGGGGCCACCTTCCTTTTCATAGAGTTCCCGAACCTTGAAATGGATTTCACTCATGATATCGCCGTCGGGCAGGGCGATTCCCGGAGGATTGACCGCCTTGTAGCGCCACTGTTGAAGCCGACTGCTGTTGGCAAGGCTTCCTTCTTTTTCGATAGAAGAGGCACAGGGAAGCATGAAGACCTCTGTCTTAATCTTGGTAGGATCCATGCCGGGGCCTCTCCAGAAGGAGCCCGTTTCATTGTCGAAGAGGTTGACATTGACCATCCAGTCTACTTTTCCCAAGGCCTGTCTTACCTTATTGGAATGGGCGCCGCTGCACGCAGGGTTCATGCCCCAGGCGAAGAAACCGGTAAATTTGCCTTTATACATCTGGTCGAAGAGCACGAGCCAGGAACCATTCA
This window encodes:
- a CDS encoding 4Fe-4S dicluster domain-containing protein, which gives rise to MAEKIKLFDISKCTGCRGCQLACKQWNQLEAKQTRHRGTYQNPPDLQANTYLLMRFQEMSDGKGGVKWFFRHSACMHCTDAACVKVCPSGALYYTDMKTVGVNHSKCIACKECIAACPFDIPRYDDKTDRIYKCDMCESRLSNNLGPACVKACPTGALQWGDKDVLLKAAYKRAKDLGEGAYVYGDKYVNGTHLVYVLQEKASVYSALPTKPSVPLSIVLWKDVLKPLSLLAAGGVLAGSFLHYIIHGPKTPDEDTATKKEGGE
- the fdnG gene encoding formate dehydrogenase-N subunit alpha encodes the protein GAKVICVDPRFTQSASKAHVYAPIRSGADIAFLGGMIKYIIDNKLYFEEYVKLYTNASFLVNPALKLPGDNNGVFSGLEGSKYNKDTWSYQTGGDGVIKKDPSLQDSNCVFQLLKKHYSRYTLDLVSKISGAPKDKLEEVYKIYGSTGKPDRAGVELYAMGWTQHTVGVQNIRTMCIIQLLLGNMGIAGGGIAAMRGESNVQGSTDHGLLFHIWPGYLGTPTASLTTLKAFNEKRTPTTKEKNSLNWWKNFPKYSASFLRSMYGKNATPEEAYDLLPKLDDGMNGSWLVLFDQMYKGKFTGFFAWGMNPACSGAHSNKVRQALGKVDWMVNVNLFDNETGSFWRGPGMDPTKIKTEVFMLPCASSIEKEGSLANSSRLQQWRYKAVNPPGIALPDGDIMSEIHFKVRELYEKEGGPHKEAITKLTWPYGKKTPSGHFHYDPRIVAQEINGFFLEDKKVEVPNKKGEFKEFKKGDLVPTFAWLQDDGSTSSGCWVYCGSVSDKGILPMRRGVNDPSGIGLYPEWAWSWPVNRRIIYNGASVDLNGKPWDPKRPVITWTGEKWVGDVPDGAGDPGSGRPPFIMKPDGVASLFGPGLADGPFPEHYEPLECPVEKNLMSPQKNNPAIRRFDKPGVGSDMDVYSGVTSCDPRFPFICSTYRVSEHWQTGVLTRWCPWLAEMQPGMFVEMSEELAKERGFKNGQKVIVKSPRGEVECTAIVTPRFKPFNIDGTIVHEVGIPWHFGWITQARPKKTYSKIDKKPEVFTYGDAANLLTPTIGDANTGIPESKAFMVNVVKKGVKKNG